The genomic interval AGATTATCGCCGCCAATCCCGAGCAGGTGGAGAAGGTCAAGGCGAAGCCGACCATGGCGGCATGGTTCGTCGGCCAGGTGATGAAGGCGACCGGCGGCAAGGCCAATCCGCAGGCCGTCCAGGCGCTTGTCAAGGCGAAGCTCGGCATCGAGGAATAAGCGGTGTATTTCGTCCGCACCGCCGCAGAGCGCGACCTGGAGAAGGTGCGCGCCCTTCTGGTGGAGAGCTTTCACGCCACCTATGACGATCTTCATGGCAAAGCCAGGGTGGATGAGCTGATCGCCCATCTGTTGTCGCCGCCGGCGCTGAAGGCGCGCCTTCAGCGCAAGGACGCCGAGTTCCTCGTCGCCGATGACGGCCGCAACATCGGCGGCATGGGCTATGCGGTTATGTCGAAGGAGCTGACGAAGACCGTCATGCTGCATCTGCTCTATGTCAGCCCGGCGCTCCAGCGCCAGGGTATCGGCCGGGATATTTTCGCCGAGCTCGAAACCTGCTTCCCGGATGCGGAAATCATGCGTCTCGAAGTCGAACCGCGAAACGCGGCGGCAATTGCCTTCTACCGGGCGCACGGCTTCACCGAGGTCGGCCGCAATGAGAACAGAGCGCCTGGACAATCCGGCATTCCGGCGCTGATTTTCGAGAAAGCGCTCGAAGGCCATTGAGATCGTGATGATCGACTTGCCCGATATTCTCATTCG from Rhizobium lentis carries:
- a CDS encoding GNAT family N-acetyltransferase, with amino-acid sequence MYFVRTAAERDLEKVRALLVESFHATYDDLHGKARVDELIAHLLSPPALKARLQRKDAEFLVADDGRNIGGMGYAVMSKELTKTVMLHLLYVSPALQRQGIGRDIFAELETCFPDAEIMRLEVEPRNAAAIAFYRAHGFTEVGRNENRAPGQSGIPALIFEKALEGH